In Arvicanthis niloticus isolate mArvNil1 chromosome 27, mArvNil1.pat.X, whole genome shotgun sequence, a genomic segment contains:
- the Rfx7 gene encoding DNA-binding protein RFX7 isoform X3, translated as MSPRRPEKATHSSPGRWQRNNNSRHHSSSMPISSFPSAPPTPGWLCQPLCPGCQGQRPTLCNTRSRTPSAKLYNLKWTAFCDQNAMSSSRAQQMHAFSWIRNTLEEHPETSLPKQEVYDEYKSYCDNLGYHPLSAADFGKIMKNVFPNMKARRLGTRGKSKYCYSGLRKKAFVHMPTLPNLDFHKTGDGLEGVEPSGQLQNIDDEVISSACRLVCEWAQKVLSQPFDTVLELAHFLVKSHYIGTKSMAALTVMAAAPAGLKGIPQPSAFIPTAESNSFQPQVKTLPSPIDAKQQLQRKIQKKQQEQKLQSPLPGESSAKKTEGTTANGVANLPNGNPAILSPQPIGIVVAAVPSPIPVQRTRQLVTSPSPMNSPDGKVLPLNVQVVTQHMQSVKQTPKTPQNVPASPGGDRSARHRYPQILPKPANSSALTIRSPTTVLFTSSPIKTAVVPASHMSSLNVVKMTTISLTPSNSNAPLKHSASVSSTTGATEESRSIPQIKNGSVVSLQSPGCRASSTGGTSAVEVKMEPEGSSDEHSLQCQENSEGTKASLTTSSALWGQKNNADGTVTKPNEGVTEAKTTKVCDQRTKCKSRCNEILPGISAGNNQSTVTLSVATQNLPFTSTSSPSNGDSVNKDPKICTKSPRKRLSATLQESQVPPVKKPIVEQLSTVTIEGQKQSNVKKDQKVPHSGKTESSTAGAQIPNKVSISVSSHIIEDQSLNPTLVASESVLEQQTSPSLSPDVKVKLEGSVFLLDRESKSDGNFNRNEWQQVTKDSDFIAASCEQQQDVSVMTIPEHPDIHDLEKSVWELEGMPQDTYSQQLHSQIPESSLNEIQAQSSDQLPLQSELKEFESSVSQTNESYFPFDDELTQDSIVEELVLMEQQMSMNNSHSYGNCLGMTLQSQSVTPGAPMSSHASSTHFYHPIHSNGTPIHTPTPTPTPTPTPTPTPTPTSEMIAGSQSLSRESPCSRLAQTTPVDSALGSSRHTPIGTPHSNCSSSVPPSPVECRNPFAFTPISSSMAYHDASIVSSSPVKPMQRPMATHPDKTKLEWMNNGYGGVGNSSVSGHGILPSYQELVEDRFRKPHAFAVPGQSYQSQSRHHDTHFGRLTPVSPVQHQGATVNTNKQEGFAVPAPLDNKGTNSSASSNFRCRSVSPAVHRQRNLSGSTLYPVSNIPRSNVTPFGSPVTPEVHVFTNVHTDACANNIAQRSQSVPLTVMMQTAFPNALQKQTNSKKITNVLLSKLDSDNDDSVRGLGINNVPSNYTARMNLTQILETSPVFPSANSQNMIDSSTSVYEFQTPSYLTKSNSTDQISFSPGDNQAQSEIGEQQLDFNSTVKDLLSGDNLQTSQQLGGQMASDLTNTASDFPSDIRLSSDLSGSINDLNTLDPNLLFDPGRQQGQDDEAALEELKNDPLFQQICSESMNSMTSSGFEWIESKDHPTVEMLG; from the exons GAGCTATTGTGACAATCTTGGCTACCATCCATTAAGTGCTGCCGACTTTGGGAAAATCATGAAAAACGTCTTTCCAAACATGAAGGCGCGACGTTTGGGCACTAGAGGGAAATCTAA ATATTGCTACAGTGGACTAAGGAAAAAAGCTTTCGTTCATATGCCAACACTGCCCAACCTTGACTTTCATAAAACTGGAGATGGG TTGGAAGGAGTTGAACCATCTGGGCAGCTTCAAAATATTGATGATGAAGTTATCTCTTCTGCTTGCCGTCTTGTGTGTGAGTGGGCCCAGAAAGTGTTAAGCCAGCCATTTGACACAGTCTTGGAATTAGCCCACTTCCTTGTAAAGAGCCATTATATAGGCACCAAGTCAATGGCAGCTCTGACTGTGATGGCGGCAGCACCTGCAG gACTTAAAGGAATTCCCCAGCCTTCTGCTTTTATACCTACAGCTGAAAGTAATTCCTTTCAACCTCAAGTGAAGACTTTGCCATCTCCAATTGATGCTAAGCAGCAGTTGCAACGGAAAATTCAAAAAAAGCAGCAAGAACAGAAACTACAGTCCCCATTGCCAGGAGAATCCTCAGCAAAAAAAACAGAAGGCACTACAGCCAACGGAGTGGCTAATCTACCCAATGGGAACCCTGCGATCCTTTCTCCCCAGCCCATTGGGATCGTGGTGGCAGCTGTCCCTAGTCCCATTCCG GTCCAGCGGACAAGGCAGTTAGTAACTTCACCAAGTCCGATGAATTCTCCTGATGGCAAGGTTCTTCCCCTCAACGTACAGGTAGTCACTCAGCACATGCAGTCTGTGAAACAGACACCAAAGACTCCTCAGAACGTTCCAGCCAGTCCTGGTGGGGACCGTTCTGCCCGGCACCGCTACCCTCAGATCTTACCCAAGCCAGCAAACAGCAGTGCGCTCACCATTCGCTCTCCTACAACTGTGCTCTTTACTAGCAGTCCCATCAAAACTGCTGTGGTACCTGCGTCACACATGAGTTCTCTAAATGTGGTGAAAATGACAACGATATCCCTCACGCCCAGTAACAGTAACGCGCCTCTTAAACACTCTGCCTCAGTCAGCAGTACTACTGGAGCAACGGAGGAATCAAGGAGCATTCCTCAGATCAAGAATGGTTCTGTTGTTTCTCTTCAGTCTCCTGGGTGCAGGGCCAGCAGCACTGGGGGAACTTCTGCTGTGGAAGTCAAAATGGAACCAGAAGGTTCATCGGACGAGCATTCTCTACAGTGCCAAGAGAACTCTGAGGGGACTAAAGCTTCCCTGACAACATCTAGTGCCCTTTGGGGGCAGAAAAATAATGCAGATGGAACAGTAACAAAACCTAATGAAGGTGTCACTGAAGCGAAAACAACTAAGGTCTGTGACCAGAGGACCAAATGTAAAAGTCGCTGTAATGAAATTTTGCCAGGCATCTCAGCAGGCAATAATCAAAGCACTGTTACTCTCTCGGTTGCTACTCAGAACTTACCTTTCACCAGCACCAGCTCACCATCTAATGGTGACTCAGTAAATAAAGATCCTAAAATATGCACTAAAAGTCCAAGAAAACGACTGTCTGCTACACTGCAAGAGTCTCAGGTGCCTCCTGTAAAGAAACCAATTGTGGAACAGCTTTCTACAGTTACTATAGAAGGTCAGAAACAAAGCAATGTTAAAAAGGACCAAAAGGTTCCACATTCAGGGAAAACAGAAAGCTCAACAGCAGGTGCTCAGATTCCTAACAAGGTGTCAATCAGTGTCAGTTCACACATTATAGAGGATCAGTCCTTGAACCCTACTCTTGTTGCCAGTGAATCAGTTCTGGAGCAGCAGACATCCCCATCATTGTCTCCGGATGTGAAAGTAAAACTTGAAGGGAGTGTCTTTCTCTTGGACCGTGAATCAAAATCAGATGGCAACTTTAATCGAAACGAATGGCAACAAGTTACTAAGGATTCTGACTTCATAGCTGCTAGCTGTGAGCAACAGCAAGATGTTAGTGTTATGACAATTCCTGAGCATCCTGACATCCATGATCTAGAGAAATCTGTTTGGGAATTAGAAGGGATGCCACAGGACACATACAGCCAGCAGCTACATAGCCAGATACCAGAATCTTCGCTGAATGAAATACAAGCACAGTCTTCAGATCAGTTGCCATTGCAATCTGAACTGAAAGAGTTTGAGTCTTCTGTTTCCCAGACAAATGAAAGCTACTTTCCTTTTGATGATGAACTTACACAAGATAGCATTGTGGAAGAACTGGTGCTTATGGAGCAGCAGATGTCAATGAATAATTCACATTCTTATGGTAACTGCTTGGGAATGACCCTTCAGAGTCAGTCAGTAACTCCAGGAGCTCCAATGTCTTCGCATGCTTCCAGCACTCACTTCTATCATCCAATCCATAGCAATGGCACTCCAATTcacacacctacacccacacccACTCCTACACCAACTCCAACCCCAACTCCAACCCCAACATCTGAAATGATTGCTGGATCTCAGAGTCTGTCACGGGAGAGCCCTTGTTCCAGGCTTGCCCAGACAACACCTGTGGATAGTGCTTTAGGAAGTAGCCGACACACACCCATTGGTACTCCTCATTCTAATTGCAGCAGTAGTGTCCCTCCAAGCCCTGTTGAATGCAGGAATCCATTTGCATTCACCCCAATAAGCTCCAGTATGGCATATCATGATGCTAGCATTGTCTCAAGCAGTCCTGTGAAACCAATGCAAAGACCCATGGCCACTCACCCTGATAAAACCAAGCTTGAATGGATGAATAATGGGTATGGGGGGGTTGGTAATTCATCAGTTTCTGGTCATGGCATTCTCCCAAGCTATCAGGAACTAGTAGAAGATCGTTTCAGGAAACCTCATGCTTTTGCTGTGCCTGGACAGTCATATCAGTCTCAGTCCAGACACCATGACACTCATTTTGGTCGTTTGACTCCTGTCTCTCCTGTACAGCATCAAGGTGCCACTGTAAACACCAACAAGCAAGAAGGGTTTGCAGTCCCCGCTCCTCTTGATAATAAAGGAACTAATTCATCTGCCAGCAGCAACTTCAGGTGCCGGAGTGTGAGCCCTGCTGTCCATCGCCAACGGAATCTTAGTGGAAGCACCCTCTATCCTGTGTCTAATATCCCACGGTCTAATGTAACCCCCTTTGGAAGTCCAGTGACCCCAGAAGTTCATGTTTTCACAAATGTTCACACAGATGCATGTGCCAATAACATAGCTCAAAGAAGTCAGTCAGTTCCATTGACAGTCATGATGCAGACAGCCTTCCCAAATGCTCTGCAGAagcaaacaaacagtaaaaaaatCACTAATGTTTTGTTGAGTAAACTCGATTCTGACAATGATGATTCAGTGAGAGGTTTGGGAATAAACAACGTGCCCTCCAATTACACAGCCCGGATGAATCTCACTCAGATTTTGGAAACTTCCCCTGTTTTTCCTAGTGCCAATTCACAAAATATGATCGACTCCAGCACTTCTGTTTATGAATTCCAAACACCATCTTACCTCACCAAAAGTAATAGCACCGATCAGATCAGTTTTTCTCCTGGAGATAATCAAGCACAATCTGAAATTGGAGAACAGCAGTTAGATTTCAATAGCACTGTTAAAGACCTGTTGAGTGGAGACAACCTGCAAACCAGCCAGCAGCTGGGAGGTCAGATGGCATCTGATCTCACCAACACTGCATCTGATTTCCCTAGCGACatcaggttgtcttctgacctctcagGCAGCATCAATGATTTGAACACCTTAGACCCAAATCTACTGTTTGATCCAGGTCGTCAGCAGGGACAGGATGATGAAGCCGCACTGGAAGAATTAAAGAATGACCCACTGTTTCAACAGATTTGCAGTGAGTCAATGAACTCTATGACTTCATCAGGTTTTGAATGGATAGAAAGCAAGGACCATCCTACTGTTGAAATGTTGGGATAA